A DNA window from Haliovirga abyssi contains the following coding sequences:
- a CDS encoding GNAT family N-acetyltransferase codes for MQKFKKICEKEIGDFIKKIKNTDKNLEEFRMDNCEYFLFFEDDNPIAYAIIGKESDEYFLYDFFVKKEERFRNVGTNFMKNIFEELSKNNVDEFYLKSWGNNKYFFLRNGFIEENGKIFIKDLMMSKKRQKEGMFGTIVSIVVNIFLSILKIMFGIIGKSHGLIADGIHSFSDVITSVVILFTLKIASKPADNEHPYGHGQAESIAGNMVGVILIITAVQLIIENIKYLVVGKDKTVPEGITIIIVVIAIIIKFILYKYKMNMAIKLNNDAILADAKDHKSDVISSIGVLVGILLAIKFSPIFDILTGILVAILIGREGIEVVIHTSNKIMDEQEKKFISSIEEIVENTAKVYNIHNIFMKRSGDKVYLAFHMRVNENMSVTESHFIVDEVMIKIKNKYKFVEDIIIHVDPLREKI; via the coding sequence TTGCAGAAATTTAAAAAAATATGTGAAAAAGAGATTGGAGATTTTATAAAAAAAATAAAAAATACAGATAAAAATTTAGAAGAGTTTAGAATGGATAATTGTGAATATTTTTTGTTTTTTGAAGATGATAATCCAATTGCTTATGCAATTATAGGAAAAGAGAGTGATGAATATTTTTTATATGATTTTTTTGTAAAAAAAGAAGAAAGATTTAGAAATGTAGGAACAAATTTTATGAAAAATATATTTGAAGAATTATCAAAAAATAATGTAGATGAATTTTATTTGAAAAGTTGGGGGAATAATAAATATTTTTTTTTAAGGAATGGATTTATAGAAGAAAACGGGAAAATTTTTATAAAAGATTTGATGATGTCAAAGAAAAGGCAAAAAGAAGGAATGTTTGGAACCATTGTATCTATAGTTGTAAATATATTTTTATCTATATTGAAAATAATGTTTGGAATAATTGGAAAAAGTCATGGATTGATTGCTGACGGGATACATTCATTTTCAGATGTTATAACATCTGTTGTAATTCTTTTTACGTTGAAAATAGCATCAAAACCAGCTGACAACGAGCACCCATATGGGCATGGACAAGCAGAATCAATTGCAGGAAATATGGTTGGAGTGATACTAATAATTACAGCAGTTCAATTGATTATAGAAAATATAAAATATCTTGTAGTTGGGAAGGATAAAACTGTTCCAGAAGGGATAACAATAATTATAGTTGTAATAGCAATTATAATAAAATTCATTTTATATAAATATAAAATGAATATGGCAATAAAATTAAATAATGATGCTATATTAGCAGATGCAAAAGATCATAAAAGTGATGTTATTTCTTCAATTGGAGTATTGGTTGGAATTTTATTAGCAATTAAATTTTCACCGATTTTTGATATATTAACAGGAATTTTAGTTGCAATATTAATAGGTAGGGAAGGAATAGAAGTTGTTATACATACATCTAATAAAATAATGGATGAGCAAGAAAAAAAGTTTATTTCTTCTATAGAAGAAATAGTTGAAAATACAGCTAAAGTATATAATATCCATAATATATTTATGAAAAGATCTGGCGATAAGGTGTATTTGGCTTTTCATATGAGAGTCAATGAAAATATGAGTGTAACAGAATCACATTTTATAGTAGATGAGGTTATGATAAAAATTAAAAATAAGTATAAATTTGTAGAAGATATCATAATACACGTGGATCCGTTAAGGGAAAAAATATAA